From the genome of Plasmodium relictum strain SGS1 genome assembly, chromosome: 3:
ttgatattttctaatttttttttaaatttcctTTCGCTTAGTTTATTCATTTTGGATGCTTCTATTTGGTACTTttccatttttaattttccgAATTCTGATTCCCCCTCTTCTACCTTtcctaattttattttactcttttttaatgtttccaattttagtttattttttttaaatttttctagctttaatttattattttccactttttcttcatctgatttatttttccttactttttctttttcagaTGTTTCTGCTAaatattcattaattttcagtctatttttttctaatttttttccatttgatttttttaacaatttatttctttttgatttttctaatattaatatattattctcTAACTTTTCTATCATTGATTTCCCTCTTTCTAATTCTCTTTCTGGCTGATTATTTCCTGATTTACTTGCTTCTGATTTTTCTACTTCATATGTTTCTGTTTCATATCTTTtaatttctaatttttcttttgatttATCATCTCCTGATTCATCTTTCCCCGATCCATTTATTTCAGACGTTTctcttttatatcttttcATTTCTAATTTATCTATTatagatttattttttgctaattttttttcttttgatttTTCTGTTCTCGAAGTTTCTTCTTCAAAtaatcttatttttaatttttctaattctgataaacttttttttaatttttctaatttttctattatcaatttcttcttttttaatttctcttctaatatattatattctgATTTATGTTCCCTTGATTCATCTGTTTCAGATGCTTCCATTTCATATTTTCTTATCTCTGAATTCCATAGTTTCGATATTCTCCTTTCTagttctattatttttttgtttttttcaaAACATTTTCTTTCTGAATTACTTTTCATCTTTTCTATATTTGACTTATTTCTTCCGAAATTTTTATCTGATTTATTCTTTTCTGATTCatctttttttgatttttttgtctttttttttttagacttacattttgatttatttttttgtaatttaagCAGTACCAATTTTTCCATtttgaataaatttttttcgaGCATTTTGTCTGATTCATATACCTTTGATCTATCAACTTCTAATTTTTCTATctccattttatttttttcaaatttattttttggtatattattttctgatATGTCTGtttctaatttttctatttttaacttttttgaCATATCTGTCttcgatttttttttttcaaaattttctaaAGATATGCTTTTCTCTAGCAAATTtgattttatcatttttgatttatttttttctaatttaaaGTTCTTTTCtaaattctctttttttaattcacaTGGCTttgattcttttttatttttttctatttctaatTTTGATATGTTCTTTAATTGCTCTTTCCCTAAATTTTCTATGTATGAATGAGATCTACCTTTTTCTGAGTTACTAATTTCTGATTTTACTTTTAACATATTAATATCtgatttttttgtttcacaatttattttattatgtgATGATAGtttattaaaacattttatttgAAGAATTTTATCTGaacttttataaaatgtCTTTATTTCAtgtatattttcatatatgttattattttttaataattcatcATGTTCTTGTTTCTTTCGCTCATATATACCATTTCTTAAACTTTTCTCAAGGAATTCATTTActttttccttatttttattcatcttatcactaattttatttgtaataTCAGTGTCTATACCAACTTTTTCATTCTCACTAAAAAGGGTATATTTTAAACTTTCATTAGTATTATACCTTAAAatactttcattttttttttttaaatctaattttttaatttctattttctCACATTCCTTTCCATTaacatattctttttttttctcattcgTTTTACataactttttattaataccTGAAAAAGTTCGTACACCAATAACATTTGGTATGGATTTATTAAATTGTCCCTTACTGCTGAATTtggaaatatatttttttaaatcttccctgattttacattttaaagtatctttattataatctgaaaaatatataatttgttCATACTTATTTCTAATTAATTTGTTGTTGCTTTTTTGTCTATTGCTTACTGTATTTTCTTTGCTCGTGCTCACACTATATTTTAAATCTTTCATATTGTCAACTTTTtccttctttttttcatttacttTCATATTATCACAATTTGATTTGAGAGTCATTAAATGCCTATTTTGATCAACATCAggttctttttttaaatataagaattttttatttttaatttctttcgTTTTATTTGTAACAAAATTctctttcttatttttatagatATCATTCTCataatttatatcatttcttaattttttatacaaataaattaaactctctttttttttatttggagaaaatttaaaatgtgacaaaatatatttattatctttatttttattattaagatTGTCTgacttaatttttatattatttgaataaCTTAAACTGccttttctttcttttaaataaattctaGATGTTtgtttcatattattttcattcaaaatgtaatctttttttattacatacaCATTTTCCTCTTTCAATGGAGAATTATCAGAATGATAAATATTGAGTATTTTTCCCGTAGAATCtgcataaaaaattttagataAAGTAAGATATaagtatttaaaatatatatgattttttttttttttaaataattacttAGGATTCGTTTCCTAGAggtattttttgtattattatcattttcctCTAGTTTGAAAtcctattaaaaataaatatatttaaaatattttttgcatttatttatctttatatataaatatatactcatatttttattatttaaattattatttaaagcaTCATTGGGGAAAATTTtagtattttataaaaaatatttatatactcataacatataataattttaatatagtcTTTCAACAACAGATAGAATCAATAGaagtataaattattttaaaaaaatatatatttaatttaatatataaataactaAAAGTAAAATCTATAATTTAACATAAAAGTAGCCATCAAAAAtaaatgcttttttttttttaaaattactttatacgaaaaaaaaaaataaaaataaaaaaatgactATTCTATTTgatctttttattaatgttgtatatatataattaaattttatatttatcttaCTTTATCATTGTATTTCTCAAAAATTTTagaatttgtttttttattaaaagactTAATTTTGAGTTTTTTGGAATATTCATTTAGATCTTCGAAAATActtttcttataattttgaTTGAAATGTGTTTTCCCTTTAATTTTGTTATACTTAATGTCTActttacataaaatattatcCGAATAAATAACctcattttttctatatttttcttgAATTGAATTGttcttattaaaacttttacatatttttatattacctTCAGaagatattttattaaaattagttTTGGGTTCATTATCATAAGAACTATTATTTGTACGTGCTTTTAATAACTCATATGTTTTattgttttcatttaatttttcctttttttttccttgcATAATACCTTCTAATCGATTTCTAAAATGATcgttcatatttattttttcattattataatcCCTTGAAGAAACATTCCTTTTTCTTGTTTTTGAATATTCTGGAGATAttgaagaataaaaatagagaTCAAAAAGATTTTCAACATATTGCTTCTTTTTGTTAAGTACCTaagattaatatatataaatgtaccaaattttttaagtttaattttacttttaagaATGTATACCTTTTTGTTTTTAGTTTCTATTATacctatattaaaaaaaaaaaaatatgtaaattaGTTATTTGacaaaatgttttaaaaaatattatagtaCTTTTTAagttttctattaaaaatgGAGAACTTTcactgaaaaaaaagaacattatatatatatatatatatatatatataggaaacaaaaaacaatttaatataattttaatatattcatgagttcaattattttattcatttttttattaattttttcttttttctttttaatttttaagatGATTTTACTCATAATTCATGGTTACACAATTTTTTAACACTAAATATAGTAATATATCTTGCCAATGCTCCAAAAACTtagaacaaataaaaaaatatactaatttataagtaaataaaaataaatataaattattatttattaaaaataatatatttgaaaaaatggaaaaaaaaaaaattacattttttttatatatccaaaaatacaaaatttcCTGAACGTTCaggaaatattaaaaagcaACAACACTTGTTCTACTTGGAAATAAACAGAAAAATAGGAAATTAAtcttaaatatttcattgtTTCAATTATTAATgcataattaataatataaagtttcttttttatttgtaaaatattttattttatttatttattcattttattttttttttatgtttaaatCTATGTTTCAGGTtatagaataataaaaaaaaaaaatacttattaATACTTGTGTGCGTACATATAAATTCAtatagataatttttttatgattaacTAAAGtaaatcataattttttttttatttaattaaaatttacttttataatgcaatttatattatttttatattaagaaACAACACAAttatttcataataataTGTGTTTTAATTTCACAAACCCTAcaatttatctatttttattatttaatgattcctcattaaaaaatatagtattttatgttcttttattattaacctgaattatatctttttgtTCATATACAATTTTGCTATAGTACAAATAAggttaaaattttatgaacaaaattttttaaccACTTCAACTACATTTAATTAAAACCTAATAAATTCAAAATTATCtccaaaataaaaaatgataaataatCGTTCATTTAGctatattttgaatttttatttatacaacTAAGAAAATGTATTTCCTTATATAACATAGAACCAacaaatgaatatatttttcttatttaaaatttttttttgttaaatgcTTGTATAATTAACCATAACCaatgtaaaatatattattggGTTTCATACTATTTCCAttgttcttttttcttttttcttttttcttttttattttaattaaattatttaccttatattttttttctttttaatgcattttaaaattatttttctattttctaTTAGAAAAATAAGTGAGAAATATTTGctcataatattatttatatgtatatcaTAACTAGCAATATATTCATGTTACAGTTTCagttcatttaaattttatttcaaacttatatttttatatattgttCTTCACAAAATATTATACTAAATTGTTTATAATTATCCTTTTAATTAACTTCATTATAAACAACTTTAATTGAAAagaatgaaatttttttttttatatctctCAAATTCTaagattatataaataaaattccaTTAGaataatgatattttttgaatatatatatatatatattttttccttcattttaaatatttttctttttcccaAAGTATTCTAGTTAATTTATAAACATTTAttagatgaaaataaaataattataaagcATGTATATTAAATCTACAGTACAACcaagaaagagaaaaaacatataaattgAATTTACTTAAAGATATTTATTAACGATTCATATTTacttattatctttttttttaatgaaaaaagaaaaggaaaaagtaattaaatattttactcTATGCTTATTATTCTCACttaaaatttatgtatagttacatatattaattttgcttataattaatttttttttaattctatcaaagttttttatattttatccctatttttttttatttttttaaagttcaAAATTCTTAAAGATATATTTAgtattacataaaaaattgcATAAgtgataatattattaattaaaaacagcaaatacaaataatataaaaataatgataaaataaaactaaaaaaatatcaataatataatttatcttAGTTTTTTATCTGCAATATAATTGactaatataaataataataaaaaaaataatataatgtaaaataataaataataaggGTATTTAACTaactaaatttaaaaatgatatttcaaaaaacattttagacaaatatcaaaaaaaaaaaaaaaaaaaataaataataatttaatataatatgtttatttacttttttttatattttaatatgatTAATTATATCTAATAATTCAGGTATAATACTTTTAAAAGGTTCTGATATAAGAAGGCAATTTAAAACTGTATGAACTCTTGAAATACAaatgataattatatataccatttttttataagctATACATGTTAAATAATTTGATAATATTCTTCCTATATAGTACAATAATCTTCTATTGATTTTTACCTCTTTATATAAGTCTACCATTAAATCTTCGTCATTCTCTTTTATAACATCGTAAAACATagacaaaaaataattgaacttttttaaataatgtttacaactgaaaaaaaaagttaactTATGGTAAGCGTTATGATTACtatttatatacttttttagaaacatatattcattaaataaattattaaaaatatttttaaaacttgAATTGTATTTgacaatataattttttaaatcgaTACATCTAgaaacaaaatatttaaacATCTCTTTACTAAAATTGTTATCTgttgttttatttttggaATAGAATTTCTGTATTAATTTACTATCATTGTCATGTAGTtcttttacattatttttattataatatagctccgttatattatttttattatcagaTTTTTCTAttgcattatttttatttgcatAGTTTAGcattgaattatttttaaatggaTTAGTTGAATATTGTATTCTAAATATCTCGTTTAGTATATCATGGGATTTTTCATTGATTGAAGTATTATAGTTGCAATCATTTTTAATCTTTTCTATATGTATAACTtgattattttctttaaatattgatatttccgctttattttccttattgccaactttaattttatgtttttttttaattatttttttttttttgtaatgaTTTATATTCTCTAACTTTTTTTGAGTAAAacttttatcattttttttttttttcttgttttttcctataattttaattactttttttgttttttcattatttagtAAATTATTGGATTCTGTTTTATtatctgttttttttttttttttaatattaactTTGTCATTAagtcttttattaatttttcccttttttttattctttcctgtatccttttttataataccatataatttatttattttttcttttttattaaacttttttttattaattttttgaacTAATTtcctttcttttttatattgtttaacataccttttttttagttttttaaaTCTTACAATTCTTCTgaagaagtaaaaaaaatgaccATACTTCATTCTTATGTTAATGTTCTTTATATTATGTGACTTTTGCATCTTTAATACTTTATcaatctttatattttaccttttttctcatattaaaaatataattgaaTAATGGAACAATGATTACAAAATTAAAGTTTGAAAATTGTTCTTCTTCAAGGGGTAAAACTTTATAttgtttaaattaaaattaaaactaaaacaaaataaaaataatagcaTGCAacaaagaatataaaattatataaatatttatatatatattttttaatatatatatacgaaTTATTTGTATCTTTATTAGGAATGAAGTAACTGTTTGAAACAaatgtaattattttttttttttttttatgcatttatttatgaataattgaagaggaaaaaaaaattatgtttactttttcttcctttaaaaaggttaaaaaatatacaaaaatatatatgttcttTTCGAAAATTGAgagtttataaaaaaatatttaattattaaacaaGAGCAATTCGTAAAATATGTATAAGTttctattaattattttctattatattgttttccttattttatgataaaaaggataatatatatataattttttatatatattttttagttattGTTAGGAGTAACAGTTGCAAATGGAGGTGTGATTTTTGGctgtttttatatatataaaaagaatagaCCTCTAAATGATATAGTAGATAATCCAACAGAAAACTTTcgaattaaaatatttgatgCATTAGCAAAAAACTATGATGAgaaaaatgattttatagaaaaaattacatctataaataaatacaaaaaaaaaaattttcgaAAGGCACGAGGAGTAGTATTAGAAATAGGAGCAGGTTCAGGTagaaatttttcttttttaaataaaatagatgCATTAGTATGTGTTGAAAAAAGTGAGAATATGTGTgaggaattaaaaaaaaaagtggaAAAAATTAAGCCACCCTATCctgtttatattataaataatgatataaaaaataatatttttaatccGGAAGTTTTTGATTCTATTATCTCCTCCTTTACATTATGTTCTTTAGAATATCTTGATGaaagtttaaaaaatgtttatcaAGCAATGAAGAATAATGGAAAGTTTTATTTGGTTGAAAGAGgaattatatataacaaGCTTATTAGATATATcctagaaaaattaaatttataccCAAATCAAAAAATACCATGGGAATATGGCTATTATGAAAATAGAAACCCTttagatattttaaaaaaaaataatttcagcATTGTTTTTAAACTTGTAAAAAATGCAGGAAgtatttatgtattaatagcaaaaaaatacatttcgTCAGATAtacaaaatgaaataaacaataatcaagaaatgaagaaattaaattttgATATACAAGATAAAATGAatgaaaagaaagaaatagaaaaaacgaaacaaaaaaatattcatattaaTAGTATTATTTCTGATCCACaaaaaatttctatatattaCTATTATAAGAATAACTAAATGTGTATAGAAGAAAaactttaaaattaaattagaaaaacaacatatcataaaaaaaaaaaattttcaatttattttttttaagttcattgaaaatttatatatatattataaaaataaattaaaaacttaataataaaaataaataaaaaaaagatttagtcacacgtaaaaaaaaaaaaaaataaataataaataaataaagaaaaatattttgatattttattatattataatatgctttatttaaaatatctatAAAAGCTTTAATTGTCCTGTTATTTTATTGACTATTTCATCAGGAactaaaaaaacaaaaaatacgTATATGTTATAcaatatatagaaataaaaaactttcataaatataataaaaatatgaagaaaaagttTTCCATTGActtatataaacataataaatttatgatacttaaaaataaaatttcttattttcaaATTTCATAGAATACCTGGTTCAATAGCAAGAACTGTTGGTGTATTTGGATCTATTTGAGTTCTTccctttaattaaaaaaaatataattaaaacaaaataaaacaaagcaaaataaagtaaatttaataaactttttttaaaagaaataaatataattctttttatagTTACCGCATCAATGATTATAGATGTTAGCAAGTTTTCCATATGAgcctttttttctatttcatgCATTTCTTCTAAACTctaacaaagaaaaaaaaattttacttttaaaaaaagttatataaaaaaagaaaaatttttatttaatatccTACTGATATTTTaagaacaatttttttttgtcctGTTCTTTTCCATATGTCGAAATAACTGggacaattttttttgtttaatttttttttttgaagttgattatttctttttaaaattttttcataaactGATAAGCATGCATGACAACATTGAGAACATATTTTCcctttattcatttttatatctaataaaaattaaagagaaaaaaaagaaaaaagaaattaataaaactaaataatagtaataaatcATTTGTAATGTAtgtatgaataaaaatattacctGTTCTAACACAAAAAACCATCTTGCAATCACAATTTAAATCTAAGTTTGCGTAaacttcttttattttaacaaatttctttttgataatatttaaaaacttaaACAATAAACCAAGTACAAATccacatataaaaataataagaagTAAGACGTTATCACAtctatcattttttaataatcttaaattataatttggATTCATAAGtttaattttgttaattttttatcaaaaggaaaaaaaaaaagataaataaataaaatgaaaagaaaaattaaaagaagtgTAAACGCAGTATTAGTAAAATTTCACTACATTTAATCTTTATCAAGaatttatgtaaaataaatatataaaaattttaaataatttgtaaatttacacaaaagaataatattttagaatctataaattatatatatttattaagtaCTAAagcaaaatgaaaaaaaattatattgatttattttatatttaatttattatagtatataattttatttttttcttaggTTGGAAatcaaaaaatgaatatttttaaagaatattttttgttgatTATCAAGTTGTTAAAATaggtaaataataaaatataaaaataactcaatatgaaaaaagaaatctataataaaaaaaataaaataaaataatttataaaaacatatgaataaaaatatatatatatatatttatgaatacatttatatctaagtatatattattttcttttctttttttatgtttttttttttcttagcTTTACTAAGAGTAtacaataattaaattatatgcttttaaataattttatacagataatttttatatataaaaaaaaaaaaatttttatcttttaatgatatattttataatttcattttgtttatactataatttttgtacttaatttttttttttttttatatattaataaatataatgtatatttataataaaacttTCCATATTTTATTGTTTCATTTGAAtatgaaatgaaaaattatatgctATATGTGACAGTTGCTAgagttttttattaattaatcccttagataattttttctaatatttttttttaaataataactttattttattttttatttctctaATATTTCTAGCTTTATATAATAAGTATGTAACAATAttgtataaattaaaaagttaatttcaaatgaaaaaaaaaaaagaaaaaattattataattatgaatACAAGAATAATTCacaatatataattttttttttttttttcttctttttaatGTATCATGAATTCTGAAAAAGAGaaggataataaaaaaaaaaaaaattcaaataaaaaaaaaaaacctgaGAACAAATGTAGCAACGAAGAGAAATTCAACATAAATGAAGTAACTAATGATATATCATCTTTGCCTTCATCAAATGATTATATTGaaagtaatttaaaaaaaaaaaaaaaaaaaaaatgtgaagaaaataatatgaaagaagaggggaaaaaaaaagattatgcCCCTTCAGAAGAATATGTATTACCTGATGAATTGAAACAAGaaagttcaaaaaaaattaagaaacaAATGAGTAATac
Proteins encoded in this window:
- a CDS encoding methyltransferase, putative — encoded protein: MFTFSSFKKLLLGVTVANGGVIFGCFYIYKKNRPLNDIVDNPTENFRIKIFDALAKNYDEKNDFIEKITSINKYKKKNFRKARGVVLEIGAGSGRNFSFLNKIDALVCVEKSENMCEELKKKVEKIKPPYPVYIINNDIKNNIFNPEVFDSIISSFTLCSLEYLDESLKNVYQAMKNNGKFYLVERGIIYNKLIRYILEKLNLYPNQKIPWEYGYYENRNPLDILKKNNFSIVFKLVKNAGSIYVLIAKKYISSDIQNEINNNQEMKKLNFDIQDKMNEKKEIEKTKQKNIHINSIISDPQKISIYYYYKNN
- the PTH2 gene encoding peptidyl-tRNA hydrolase 2, putative, whose amino-acid sequence is MNPNYNLRLLKNDRCDNVLLLIIFICGFVLGLLFKFLNIIKKKFVKIKEVYANLDLNCDCKMVFCVRTDIKMNKGKICSQCCHACLSVYEKILKRNNQLQKKKLNKKNCPSYFDIWKRTGQKKIVLKISSLEEMHEIEKKAHMENLLTSIIIDAGRTQIDPNTPTVLAIEPVPDEIVNKITGQLKLL